In Janthinobacterium sp. 67, a genomic segment contains:
- a CDS encoding phospholipase D family protein, which yields MLVKLLLLATLFAVLSIAALYSYGRFAERSLGAPGTALPVAIDATLLDRVLAPQLAQRPGHSGTALIDDNLEAFALRALSAREAGRSLDLQYYIWHNDVTGRLLVRELLRAADRGVRVRVLLDDINARGQDAAILALDSHPLIDVRIFNPGRNRDGIWMRAVEMALRAVSLNRRMHNKAWIVDGRVALVGGRNIGDEYFDAAEQVNFQDADLLLVGPAVRQTSDIFDRFWNSRAVIPIGALHEGKDAGAAELQAVRARLDALTGELGASPYLRQLTDAGQLQAHLDGRLRLHWSERVQVLSDPPEKAAPVASLQRSEHWLMHSLLPLLTEARKEALLTSPYFVPGTALTHTLADKVAAGVEVQVLTNSLAATDVALVHAGYTRYREALLGGGVGLFELKTQHRKRISLMGSSRASLHTKAVVVDGERGFVGSFNLDPRSAQLNTEMGVLFDDAALAADMRTLFQHSVSSDTSYRLFLDNGALRWSDATEVPAKVWTQDPETGFWRRALVSVMRWLPIESQL from the coding sequence ATGCTCGTCAAATTGCTGCTGCTGGCCACCTTGTTTGCCGTGCTCAGCATTGCCGCCCTGTACAGCTACGGGCGTTTCGCCGAACGTTCGCTGGGCGCGCCGGGCACGGCCTTGCCCGTGGCGATCGATGCCACCCTGCTCGACCGCGTGCTGGCGCCGCAACTGGCGCAGCGCCCCGGCCACAGCGGCACGGCCCTGATCGACGACAATCTGGAAGCGTTCGCCCTGCGCGCCCTGAGCGCGCGCGAAGCGGGCCGCAGCCTCGACCTGCAATACTACATCTGGCACAACGACGTCACGGGACGCCTGCTGGTGCGCGAACTGCTGCGCGCGGCCGACCGCGGCGTGCGCGTGCGCGTGCTGCTCGACGATATCAACGCGCGCGGCCAGGACGCCGCCATCCTCGCCCTCGACAGCCACCCGCTGATCGACGTGCGCATCTTCAATCCGGGCCGCAACCGCGACGGCATCTGGATGCGCGCCGTGGAAATGGCCTTGCGCGCCGTCAGTCTGAACCGGCGCATGCACAACAAGGCCTGGATCGTCGACGGCCGGGTGGCCCTCGTCGGCGGGCGCAATATCGGCGATGAATATTTTGATGCTGCCGAACAGGTCAATTTCCAGGATGCCGACCTGCTGCTGGTGGGACCCGCCGTGCGGCAGACGAGCGACATCTTCGACCGCTTCTGGAACAGCCGCGCCGTCATCCCCATCGGCGCCTTGCATGAGGGCAAGGACGCGGGTGCGGCTGAACTGCAGGCTGTGCGCGCCCGCCTCGACGCGCTCACTGGCGAACTGGGTGCCTCGCCCTACCTGCGGCAGCTGACCGATGCGGGCCAGTTGCAGGCCCACCTCGATGGCCGCTTGCGCCTGCACTGGAGCGAGCGAGTGCAAGTGCTGTCAGACCCGCCGGAAAAAGCCGCGCCCGTGGCCAGTTTGCAGCGCAGCGAACACTGGCTCATGCACAGCTTGCTGCCCCTGCTGACGGAAGCGCGCAAGGAAGCGCTGCTGACCTCCCCCTATTTTGTTCCCGGCACGGCGCTGACACACACCCTGGCCGACAAGGTCGCCGCCGGCGTCGAGGTCCAGGTGCTGACCAACTCGCTGGCCGCCACCGACGTGGCCCTCGTGCACGCGGGCTATACGCGCTACCGCGAGGCGCTGCTGGGCGGCGGCGTCGGGCTGTTTGAATTGAAGACCCAGCACCGCAAACGCATCAGCCTGATGGGCTCGAGCCGCGCCAGCCTGCATACCAAGGCCGTGGTGGTGGACGGGGAACGGGGCTTCGTCGGCTCCTTCAACCTCGATCCCCGCTCGGCCCAGCTGAACACGGAAATGGGCGTGCTGTTCGACGATGCCGCGCTGGCGGCGGACATGCGCACGCTGTTCCAGCACTCGGTCTCGAGCGACACCAGTTACCGACTATTTCTCGACAACGGCGCCCTGCGCTGGTCCGACGCCACCGAAGTGCCCGCCAAAGTGTGGACGCAAGACCCGGAAACGGGCTTCTGGCGCCGCGCGCTGGTATCGGTGATGCGCTGGCTGCCGATCGAGTCGCAGCTGTAA
- a CDS encoding ComEA family DNA-binding protein, whose translation MFKKILLAIATLIATMGFAFAQVDVNKADQAALDSVKGIGPVTSKAIIDERAKGGAFKDWADFETRVKGIGPKSSVKLSEAGLQVNGQAKSGAPAAPAPAAKAAPAKKEAAVKEVAAKEAAPKPAAATDTAAAPAKTAAETKKEAAAAKKEAKAAAAAAKKEAAAAKAAAPAAPAAAADGATPVKSAAEAKKEAAAAKKEAKAAAAAAKKEAKLAAADAKKAEAEKK comes from the coding sequence ATGTTCAAAAAAATACTGCTGGCCATCGCCACCCTGATCGCGACGATGGGCTTTGCCTTTGCCCAGGTCGACGTCAACAAGGCGGACCAGGCGGCACTCGACAGCGTCAAGGGCATCGGCCCCGTCACATCGAAAGCCATCATCGATGAACGCGCCAAGGGCGGCGCCTTCAAGGATTGGGCCGATTTCGAAACCCGCGTGAAGGGCATCGGTCCGAAAAGCTCCGTGAAACTGTCGGAAGCGGGCTTGCAAGTGAATGGCCAGGCCAAGTCCGGCGCGCCAGCGGCGCCCGCTCCGGCAGCGAAAGCCGCCCCGGCAAAAAAGGAAGCTGCTGTGAAGGAAGTTGCAGCGAAAGAAGCCGCACCGAAGCCAGCTGCTGCGACCGACACCGCTGCGGCGCCAGCCAAGACAGCCGCTGAAACGAAGAAAGAAGCTGCTGCTGCGAAGAAAGAAGCCAAGGCCGCTGCTGCTGCAGCCAAGAAAGAAGCTGCCGCCGCCAAGGCTGCCGCTCCTGCGGCTCCAGCCGCCGCAGCCGATGGCGCCACGCCTGTGAAGTCAGCCGCTGAAGCGAAGAAGGAAGCTGCCGCCGCCAAGAAAGAAGCGAAGGCTGCCGCCGCCGCTGCGAAGAAGGAAGCAAAACTGGCTGCCGCCGATGCGAAGAAGGCGGAAGCCGAGAAAAAATAA
- a CDS encoding FAD-dependent oxidoreductase, whose translation MASSTPEFIPETTQDDPVQFATLDLHGRSHQISPVFNGLELQRLQRYGTRHHFADGETLFEAGSSSFGMLVILSGRVSIKRHEVMGQASVLREVGVGHFIAEVAQLSGRPTLVNGSAVGDVELLDISSESLRALIVAEAEMGERIVRALILRRVALIESNSGGPVLVGPRGNGNLFHLQSFLSSNGHPHTVLDPATDAAAAALAERYQPTPQEWPLVVCPDGKIMKNPGNAELGRCLGMLPDLSGDKIFDVLVVGAGPAGLATAVYAASEGLSVLALEQRAYGGQAGASARIENYLGFPTGISGRALAGRAYVQAQKFGVEIATPASAANLLCDTWPLRVNLCDGTQVRARTVVLSCGARYRRPSLANLKTYEGRGVYYWASPIEAKLCRQEEIILVGGGNSAGQAAVFLSGHAAKVHMVIRGEGLAASMSSYLIERIAATPNITLHTHTEIIALEGDDDGLTEVRWRNNQTGKECDCAVRRVFLFVGADPNTDWLHDCAVAVDEQGFIRTGFDVTRAECRAHGHGHTIYPPDLPDRAALETSVPGVFAIGDVRAGSTKRVAAAVGEGAAVVSQIHGFLARQPVNSA comes from the coding sequence ATGGCCAGCAGCACACCCGAATTCATTCCCGAAACAACGCAGGACGATCCCGTCCAGTTCGCCACGCTCGACTTGCACGGCCGCAGCCACCAGATCTCGCCCGTCTTCAACGGGCTCGAACTGCAGCGCTTGCAGCGCTATGGCACGCGCCATCACTTTGCCGATGGCGAAACGCTGTTCGAGGCGGGCAGCAGCAGCTTCGGCATGCTGGTGATACTGTCCGGACGGGTCAGCATCAAGCGCCACGAAGTCATGGGACAGGCGTCCGTGCTGCGCGAAGTGGGCGTCGGCCACTTCATTGCCGAGGTGGCGCAATTGTCGGGCCGCCCCACCCTCGTCAACGGCAGCGCCGTCGGTGACGTGGAATTGCTCGACATCAGTTCGGAATCCCTGCGCGCGCTGATCGTGGCCGAGGCGGAAATGGGTGAACGCATCGTGCGCGCCCTGATCCTGCGCCGCGTGGCGCTGATCGAATCGAATTCGGGCGGCCCCGTGCTGGTAGGGCCGCGCGGCAATGGCAACCTGTTCCACCTGCAAAGTTTTTTATCGAGCAATGGCCACCCGCACACGGTGCTCGATCCGGCCACCGATGCGGCCGCCGCCGCGCTGGCCGAACGCTATCAGCCCACGCCGCAGGAATGGCCGCTGGTCGTCTGCCCTGACGGCAAGATCATGAAAAATCCCGGCAATGCGGAACTGGGGCGCTGCCTGGGCATGCTGCCCGATTTGTCCGGCGACAAGATTTTCGACGTGCTGGTGGTGGGCGCCGGACCTGCCGGCCTGGCCACGGCCGTGTATGCGGCCTCCGAAGGGCTATCGGTCCTGGCGCTCGAGCAGCGCGCGTACGGCGGCCAGGCGGGCGCCAGCGCGCGCATCGAGAATTACCTGGGCTTTCCGACAGGCATCTCCGGCCGCGCCCTGGCGGGACGCGCCTACGTGCAGGCGCAAAAGTTTGGCGTGGAAATCGCCACCCCGGCCAGCGCCGCCAACTTGCTGTGCGACACGTGGCCCCTGCGCGTCAATCTGTGCGACGGCACGCAAGTGCGCGCCCGCACCGTGGTGCTATCGTGCGGCGCACGCTACCGCCGGCCCTCGCTGGCCAACCTGAAAACGTATGAGGGACGCGGCGTGTATTACTGGGCCTCGCCCATTGAAGCCAAGCTGTGCCGGCAGGAAGAAATCATCCTCGTTGGCGGCGGCAATTCGGCCGGCCAGGCGGCCGTGTTTCTATCCGGACACGCCGCCAAGGTCCACATGGTGATACGTGGCGAGGGACTGGCGGCCAGCATGTCGAGCTACCTGATCGAGCGCATCGCCGCCACGCCCAACATCACCTTGCACACGCACACGGAAATCATCGCCCTCGAAGGCGACGACGATGGCTTGACGGAGGTGCGCTGGCGCAACAACCAGACGGGCAAGGAGTGCGATTGCGCAGTGCGCCGCGTCTTCCTGTTTGTTGGCGCCGATCCGAACACGGACTGGCTGCACGACTGCGCCGTGGCCGTCGACGAACAGGGCTTCATCCGCACGGGCTTCGACGTCACGCGCGCCGAATGCCGCGCCCATGGCCACGGCCACACAATCTATCCACCGGACTTGCCGGACCGTGCCGCGCTGGAAACGAGCGTGCCGGGCGTATTCGCCATCGGCGACGTGCGGGCCGGCTCCACCAAGCGCGTGGCCGCCGCCGTCGGCGAAGGGGCTGCCGTCGTTTCCCAGATTCACGGCTTTCTTGCGCGCCAGCCCGTCAACAGTGCCTAA
- the cysM gene encoding cysteine synthase CysM, which produces MAYKTLEDTIGNTPLVQLTRLPGADALARNNVILGKLEGNNPAGSVKDRAAMSMLKRAEERGVIKPGDTLIEATSGNTGIALAMAAALRGYKMLLLMPDNLSVERRQSMAAYGADILLTPKTGGMEYARDLAEQMQKDGRGVILDQFANEDNSRAHYESTGPEIWRDTEGRVTHFVSAMGTTGTIMGVSRYLKEQNPAIQIIGAQPEEGSQIPGIRKWPEAYLPKIYDKSRVDQVEYVSQGVAERMARSLAAEEGLFCGISAAGACEIALRISQTVENATIVFVVCDRGDRYLSTGVFPA; this is translated from the coding sequence ATGGCTTACAAGACACTTGAAGATACGATAGGCAATACCCCGCTGGTGCAGCTGACGCGCTTGCCGGGCGCCGATGCGCTTGCGCGCAACAACGTCATCCTGGGCAAGCTGGAAGGCAATAATCCGGCCGGCTCCGTGAAGGACCGCGCGGCCATGTCCATGCTCAAGCGCGCTGAAGAGCGCGGCGTCATCAAGCCGGGCGATACCCTGATCGAGGCGACCAGCGGCAATACGGGCATCGCGCTGGCCATGGCCGCCGCCTTGCGCGGCTACAAGATGCTGCTGCTGATGCCGGACAACCTCAGCGTGGAGCGCCGCCAGAGCATGGCCGCCTACGGCGCCGACATTTTATTGACGCCGAAGACGGGCGGCATGGAATATGCGCGCGACCTGGCCGAGCAGATGCAGAAGGATGGCCGCGGCGTGATCCTCGACCAGTTCGCCAACGAAGACAATTCGCGCGCCCACTATGAAAGCACGGGACCGGAAATCTGGCGCGACACGGAAGGGCGCGTTACGCATTTCGTCAGCGCCATGGGCACGACGGGCACCATCATGGGCGTGTCGCGTTATTTGAAGGAACAGAATCCCGCCATCCAGATCATCGGCGCCCAGCCCGAGGAAGGTTCGCAGATTCCCGGCATCCGCAAGTGGCCGGAAGCATACTTGCCGAAAATCTACGACAAGTCGCGCGTCGACCAGGTGGAATACGTGAGCCAGGGCGTGGCCGAGCGCATGGCGCGCAGCCTGGCGGCGGAAGAGGGCTTGTTCTGCGGCATCTCGGCAGCCGGCGCGTGCGAAATCGCGCTGCGCATTTCACAGACGGTGGAAAACGCAACGATTGTGTTCGTCGTGTGCGACCGCGGTGACCGCTATCTCTCGACCGGCGTGTTTCCTGCTTGA
- a CDS encoding M20/M25/M40 family metallo-hydrolase, translating to MRRILTAMTAAMLSAGVVAAPGADPAQQQIRQVVADISPQRIEAHVRKLVGFQTRHTMSDTVSDTRGIGAARRWIKAELERCGAQAGGRLQVAFDSHVAPVSKRIARPTDIVNVVATLPGSQPQSAGRIYVVSGHYDSRATDVMDAQGDAPGANDDASGTAAVIEMACAMARHRFDATLVFMAVAAEEQGLLGSGHWAQQAKLNKLNIAGMLNNDIIGSSRAEDGTVDGGQVRLFAEGIPAVKEMSDGVRALVATGGENDSISRQLARHVKQVGERYVPGFRVNVIQRADRYLRGGDHMPFLAQGYAALRFTEPHEDFAHQHQDVRVENGVQYGDLPQFVDYDYVAKVARVNAAALASLALAPAAPAGVQVRTAQLENATSLVWQPNTEPDLAGYRIVWRATTADQWQGAQDVGNVTEARVKLSKDNYFFGVQAIDRDGNASVATYPMPLR from the coding sequence ATGCGACGGATTTTGACGGCAATGACGGCAGCCATGCTGTCGGCGGGTGTGGTGGCTGCGCCGGGCGCCGACCCGGCGCAGCAGCAGATAAGGCAAGTGGTGGCCGACATCTCGCCGCAGCGCATCGAGGCGCATGTCCGCAAGCTCGTGGGCTTCCAGACGCGCCACACGATGTCCGATACCGTGTCCGACACGCGCGGCATCGGCGCGGCCCGGCGCTGGATCAAGGCCGAGCTCGAGCGCTGCGGCGCGCAGGCGGGCGGACGGTTGCAGGTGGCGTTCGACAGCCATGTCGCGCCCGTGTCGAAGCGCATTGCGCGGCCGACGGACATCGTCAACGTGGTGGCGACCTTGCCGGGCAGCCAGCCGCAGTCGGCCGGGCGCATCTACGTCGTCAGCGGCCATTACGATTCGCGCGCCACCGACGTGATGGATGCCCAGGGCGATGCGCCCGGCGCCAACGACGACGCGTCCGGCACGGCGGCCGTGATCGAGATGGCTTGCGCGATGGCGCGCCACCGCTTCGACGCCACCCTCGTCTTCATGGCCGTGGCGGCCGAGGAGCAGGGGCTATTGGGTTCCGGCCATTGGGCACAGCAGGCTAAGTTGAACAAGCTCAACATCGCCGGCATGCTCAACAATGACATCATCGGCAGTTCGCGCGCGGAAGATGGCACGGTCGATGGCGGCCAGGTGCGCCTGTTTGCGGAAGGCATCCCCGCCGTGAAGGAAATGAGCGACGGCGTGCGCGCCTTGGTGGCGACGGGCGGCGAAAACGATTCGATTTCGCGCCAGCTGGCGCGCCACGTCAAGCAGGTGGGCGAGCGCTATGTGCCCGGCTTTAGGGTCAACGTCATCCAGCGCGCCGACCGCTACCTGCGCGGCGGCGACCATATGCCTTTCCTTGCGCAAGGCTATGCGGCCCTGCGCTTTACGGAACCGCACGAGGATTTTGCCCATCAGCACCAGGACGTGCGCGTGGAAAACGGCGTGCAGTATGGAGATTTGCCGCAATTCGTCGATTATGACTACGTGGCAAAAGTGGCGCGCGTGAATGCGGCGGCGCTCGCGTCGCTGGCCCTGGCGCCGGCCGCGCCCGCCGGTGTGCAGGTGCGCACGGCCCAGCTGGAAAACGCCACCTCGCTGGTCTGGCAGCCGAATACGGAACCGGACCTGGCCGGCTACCGCATCGTCTGGCGCGCCACGACGGCGGACCAGTGGCAGGGCGCGCAAGACGTGGGCAATGTTACCGAAGCCAGGGTCAAGCTGTCGAAAGACAACTATTTCTTTGGCGTCCAGGCCATCGACCGCGACGGCAATGCCAGCGTGGCCACGTATCCCATGCCCTTGCGTTAG
- a CDS encoding IS1595 family transposase: MRPAEWITLIAQFARLSRRQRQAGIALLRGNSPHDATIALLESVALPRLACPACHSAHLHRHGHAHGLQRYRCVPCGRTFNALTGTPLARLRHKALWLDYADCLLASDSVRKAALQLGVHRNTTFRWRHRFLSLARTDRPHGLHGIAEADELYLLESEKGARSMTRPARRRGGHAHKRGISNEQVCILVARDRTGQTLDFVTGKGALTKAQLHHSLLPVIDKDVLLVTDGHAAYRAFAREAGISHQAVNLRAGIRVQGAAHVQNVNAYHSRLRQWLGPFHGVATRYLPNYLGWRWILDARRIRSPETLLKATLGAFPHLTVT; this comes from the coding sequence ATGCGGCCAGCCGAATGGATCACCTTGATTGCGCAGTTTGCCCGGTTGAGCCGACGCCAGCGGCAGGCAGGCATTGCCCTGTTGCGTGGCAACTCTCCACACGACGCGACCATCGCGCTGCTGGAAAGCGTGGCCCTGCCGCGATTGGCCTGTCCCGCCTGCCACTCGGCACACTTGCACAGGCACGGCCATGCGCACGGACTGCAGCGCTACCGCTGCGTGCCCTGCGGGCGCACCTTCAATGCGCTCACCGGCACGCCGCTGGCCCGCTTGCGCCACAAGGCGCTGTGGCTCGACTACGCCGATTGTCTGCTGGCATCGGATTCCGTGCGCAAGGCGGCATTGCAGCTGGGCGTGCACCGCAACACCACCTTTCGCTGGCGCCACCGATTTTTATCGCTGGCAAGGACGGACCGGCCGCATGGCCTGCATGGCATTGCCGAGGCCGACGAGCTGTATCTGCTGGAATCGGAAAAGGGAGCCAGAAGCATGACGCGTCCGGCCCGTCGCCGTGGCGGCCATGCCCACAAGCGCGGCATTTCCAATGAACAGGTCTGCATCCTGGTGGCGCGCGACCGCACTGGCCAGACGCTCGATTTCGTCACGGGCAAAGGAGCGCTAACCAAGGCGCAGTTGCACCACTCTTTGTTGCCCGTCATTGACAAGGATGTCTTGCTGGTCACCGACGGCCATGCCGCCTACCGGGCTTTTGCGAGGGAAGCGGGCATAAGTCATCAGGCCGTCAACTTGCGCGCCGGCATCCGCGTGCAGGGCGCCGCCCACGTACAGAACGTCAATGCGTATCACAGCCGATTACGACAATGGCTGGGGCCGTTTCATGGCGTGGCGACGCGCTATCTGCCGAACTACCTGGGATGGCGCTGGATACTCGACGCCAGGCGCATCCGCTCACCCGAAACGTTATTGAAGGCAACATTGGGCGCATTCCCACACCTGACGGTGACATAG
- the rfaE1 gene encoding D-glycero-beta-D-manno-heptose-7-phosphate kinase, translating into MSAQEVVALTAPAALAQVRLLVVGDVMLDRYWFGDVSRISPEAPVPIVRIEKREERLGGAANVARNAAALGAKTSLLGVVGDDEAGSQVERLLEGGGIHSYLQRDAAISTIIKLRVIGRQQQMLRIDFEDAPSDTVLRDKLAQFNALLPHYDVVILSDYAKGSLVNVAEMIKAARAAGKIVMVDPKGDDFSRYTGASVLTPNKSELRRVIGNWSTEEQLTERAQQMRAQLGLDALLLTRSEEGMSLYTADEVVHMPTDAREVFDVSGAGDTVIATMAAMLGAGMGLGDAVRTANRAGGIVVGKLGTATVTRDELFPQ; encoded by the coding sequence ATGAGCGCCCAGGAGGTGGTCGCCTTGACGGCGCCGGCCGCGTTGGCCCAGGTACGCCTGCTGGTGGTGGGCGATGTGATGCTGGACCGCTACTGGTTCGGCGACGTCAGCCGTATTTCGCCGGAGGCGCCCGTGCCCATCGTGCGCATCGAGAAGCGCGAAGAGCGCCTGGGCGGCGCGGCCAACGTGGCGCGCAATGCGGCCGCGCTGGGAGCGAAGACGAGCTTGCTGGGCGTGGTCGGCGACGACGAGGCCGGCAGCCAGGTCGAGCGGCTGCTCGAGGGCGGCGGCATCCACAGCTATCTGCAGCGCGATGCGGCCATTTCCACCATCATCAAGCTGCGCGTGATCGGTCGCCAGCAGCAGATGCTGCGCATCGACTTCGAAGATGCGCCCAGCGATACGGTCTTGCGCGACAAGCTGGCGCAATTCAATGCGCTGCTGCCGCACTACGATGTGGTGATCCTGTCGGACTACGCCAAGGGCAGCCTGGTGAACGTGGCCGAGATGATCAAGGCGGCCCGCGCCGCCGGCAAGATCGTCATGGTCGACCCGAAAGGCGATGATTTCAGCCGCTATACGGGAGCGTCAGTGCTCACTCCGAATAAATCGGAACTGCGTCGCGTGATCGGCAACTGGAGCACGGAAGAGCAATTGACGGAACGCGCGCAGCAGATGCGCGCGCAACTGGGCCTGGACGCCTTGCTGCTGACGCGCTCGGAAGAGGGCATGAGCTTGTACACGGCCGATGAGGTGGTGCACATGCCGACCGATGCGCGCGAAGTGTTCGACGTCTCGGGCGCCGGCGACACGGTGATCGCCACCATGGCGGCCATGCTGGGCGCCGGCATGGGCCTGGGCGACGCCGTGCGCACGGCCAACCGCGCCGGCGGCATCGTCGTCGGCAAGCTGGGCACGGCCACCGTCACCCGCGACGAGCTGTTCCCGCAGTAA